The genomic region GCTCAAGCTCGGCGACCGCGTGACCGTCGTGGCCCGCGTCGTCTCGTCGAGCGTCTCACGGCGCGGCAAGCGCACGGTCTTCGTCGCCCTCTTCGAGGACGACACCGGCGCGATCTTCGCCCGCTGGTACAATCAGCCCTACCTCGAGAACGTCCTGACGACGGGTACGCGCGTCGTGCTCTCGGGCGAGGTGCGCTTCGACAAGTACGCCCGGAGGATCGAGTTCACGAACCCCTCATTCGAGAAGATCGAGGAGGGAGAGTCGACCGAGCTCGTGCACGCCGGCCGCATCGTCCCGGAGTACTCCCAGATCGGAGACCTCTCGGGGCGCAGGATCCGAAAACTCATCAAGTCGGCCCTCGACCGCTTCGTGGACGAGCTGGTCGACCCGCTCCCGGCCGACGTCCGGAAGCGCAGGCGGCTGCCCGGTCTCGTGGACGCGATGCACTCCGTGCACTTCCCCTCGTCGCTCGATGACGCGGCCGGGGGGAGAGGACGCCTCGCCTTTGAGGAGTTCTTCCTCTTTCAGATCCTCGTGGGTCTGCGCCGCATGGCGCGGACGGAGGAGGGACCGCACGTCGCCTTCGTCTGGGACGATGCCTCGTACGAGCGGTTCCTCGGTACGCTGCCGTTCGATCTGACGAACGCGCAGCGGCGCGTCGTCCGCGAGGTGCGGGCCGACATGGAAGCTCCCAGAACGATGCACCGGTTGCTCCAGGGCGACGTCGGGTCCGGGAAGACCGTCGTCGCGGCCGCCGCCATGCACCAGGCGGCCGTCAACGGCTACCAGGCGGCCCTCATGGCGCCGACCGAGGTCCTGGCGGAGCAGCACGCAAGGAACCTCTCGGCCCTGCTCGAGCCGCTCGACCTGCCGGTCGTGCTCCTCAGGGGCGGGATGCCGGCCGCGGAACGATCCGAAGCACTCGACGCGATCGGGTCGGGGGAGGCGCGGGCCGTCGTCGGAACGCACGCGCTCATCCAGGAGGGGACGACCTTCGGAAGGCTCGGGCTCGCTATCGTTGACGAGCAGCACCGCTTCGGTGTTGTGCAGCGCGCGGGGCTCCGCGAGAAGGGCGGAGCCCCGGACGTGCTCGTTATGACGGCGACGCC from Candidatus Effluviviaceae Genus V sp. harbors:
- the recG gene encoding ATP-dependent DNA helicase RecG; protein product: MPQRTSLRSEVRYLKGVGPKFAALFARAGVETIEDLLYYVPRAYTDWSRIVAIDELKLGDRVTVVARVVSSSVSRRGKRTVFVALFEDDTGAIFARWYNQPYLENVLTTGTRVVLSGEVRFDKYARRIEFTNPSFEKIEEGESTELVHAGRIVPEYSQIGDLSGRRIRKLIKSALDRFVDELVDPLPADVRKRRRLPGLVDAMHSVHFPSSLDDAAGGRGRLAFEEFFLFQILVGLRRMARTEEGPHVAFVWDDASYERFLGTLPFDLTNAQRRVVREVRADMEAPRTMHRLLQGDVGSGKTVVAAAAMHQAAVNGYQAALMAPTEVLAEQHARNLSALLEPLDLPVVLLRGGMPAAERSEALDAIGSGEARAVVGTHALIQEGTTFGRLGLAIVDEQHRFGVVQRAGLREKGGAPDVLVMTATPIPRTLALTAYGDLDVSVLDEMPPGRKPVVTAVRDESARERVYRFLSEEMAEGRQVFIVYPLVEESEKIELAAATEMYETLRTKVFPDANVGLVHGRMAPEEKESTMRRFEDGDIDLLVSTTVVEVGVDVPNASVMVIEHAERFGLAQLHQLRGRVGRGTHRSYCVLMVGPAASPESRERIQVLAETNDGFVIAEKDLEFRGPGEFLGVRQHGLPRFAVADLTKDTRLLAAAREDAFAFLGEDPELASKQGTVIRQAAARRLKRTDGLLETG